The following are encoded together in the Chaetodon trifascialis isolate fChaTrf1 chromosome 3, fChaTrf1.hap1, whole genome shotgun sequence genome:
- the LOC139329214 gene encoding probable G-protein coupled receptor translates to MEENSTFLTPEYNDSTTVWAPMPSAPSRQLGTPPNQQTRFKDLTGIFFMVTLNVLALLANTAVLVVVIKAPHLRKFAFVCHLCAVDLLCAILLMPLGIVSSSPYFADVAFTVLECQVYVSLNVILIAASIFTITAISVERYYYIVHPMRYEVKMTLKLTAAVIAMVWVASTVLGLSTVFDWQSYGSLSSISAARCSLHWSQSDHRRVFSVLFTVTCFCLPAVVIFAVYCNVYKVARVAARQHGPLPLWTNSQLKHRSDSINSQTTIITTRNAPRRFMRDRPFGGGKAALTLVVIVGQFLICWLPYFAFHLHLTLDATLNIPDDLEEAVNWLAYSSFAINPFFYGLLNRQIREELCKLRRCYSARPVELTVSSHEGSGHENFLQFLHRTSCTAETRASFATSSPRSTLDQTGQTGFRIPGQIPEEFS, encoded by the coding sequence ATGGAGGAGAACAGCACATTTCTGACCCCTGAGTACAATGACAGCACCACCGTTTGGGCACCGATGCCCTCAGCTCCAAGCAGACAGCTGGGCACCCCTCCCAACCAGCAGACACGCTTCAAGGACCTGACAGGGATATTTTTCATGGTGACCCTGAATGTTCTGGCTCTCCTTGCCAACACCGCTGTTCTGGTTGTTGTCATAAAAGCCCCACATCTCAGGAAATTTGCCTTTGTGTGCCACCTGTGTGCAGTGGACCTGCTGTGTGCCATCTTGCTCATGCCTCTTGGGATTGTGTCCAGTTCTCCGTACTTTGCTGATGTGGCGTTCACAGTACTGGAGTGCCAGGTCTACGTCTCTCTCAATGTAATCCTCATAGCTGCCTCAATCTTCACCATCACAGCCATCAGTGTGGAGCGTTACTACTACATCGTCCACCCCATGCGCTATGAGGTCAAGATGACGCTGAAGCTGACAGCAGCCGTGATCGCAATGGTGTGGGTGGCCTCTACCGTGCTGGGGCTGTCCACCGTGTTTGATTGGCAGTCCTACGGCAGCCTGAGCTCCATCAGTGCTGCACGCTGCTCCCTGCATTGGAGCCAAAGTGACCACAGACGAGTCTTCTCGGTGCTCTTCACTGTCACCTGcttctgcctgcctgctgttGTGATTTTTGCTGTGTACTGTAATGTGTACAAGGTGGCTCGCGTGGCAGCTCGCCAACATGGACCTCTGCCCTTGTGGACAAACAGTCAACTGAAGCATCGCTCTGACTCAATAAACAGCCAGACCACCATCATCACAACCCGCAACGCACCACGCAGGTTCATGCGCGACCGACCTTTTGGTGGAGGCAAGGCTGCTCTCACTCTGGTGGTTATTGTTGGCCAGTTTCTCATCTGCTGGCTGCCTTACTTTGCCTTCCACCTGCACCTGACGCTGGACGCAACACTCAACATACCTGATGACCTGGAGGAAGCCGTCAACTGGCTGGCATACTCCTCCTTTGCTATTAACCCGTTTTTTTACGGGCTTCTCAACCGACAGATCAGGGAGGAGCTTTGTAAGCTGAGACGCTGCTACTCGGCCCGACCCGTGGAGCTGACTGTCTCCAGTCATGAGGGCTCAGGCCACGAGAACTTCCTGCAGTTCCTCCACAGGACCAgctgcacagcagaaacacGGGCAAGCTTCGCCACATCCAGTCCTAGAAGCACTCTGGATCAAACTGGGCAGACTGGTTTCAGGATACCAGGACAGATCCCAGAAGAGTTCAGTTAG